The sequence below is a genomic window from Schistocerca gregaria isolate iqSchGreg1 unplaced genomic scaffold, iqSchGreg1.2 ptg000831l, whole genome shotgun sequence.
AGTGATAGCATGCCTCGCGTTCTCAAAATCTCTGTCAAAGCATGGCACGAAAACTTGCACGGCCAACGTCACGCCCAGCGTCCATACTTCCATCGAAAACATTAACTTGTAATCACCTCTCGTACCCAACTTCCAAACCTTATCTTGCGTGTCGCCCGCTGAGCGAAGAAACGCCGAGAGCACCCTCACACCCGTCAGCCTCTCCATCTCAGCTTCTGTAAAACTAGCCAAAAAATTACTGTCAACTGTGTCCGCTACTCTAACGGCTAACCGAGATTGATAGTCACCGACTTTTTCTTCGAATTCTGCGATTTGCCTTCGAAGCGCCTCTACGCGCTTCGGTAAGTCGTCATCGTGGTTGCTCCCGCAAAAGACGTCGTTTTTCGCGTCTGAGGGTTGATCTTGGCTCAAGTCGACACCCTTCGAACAGACAAAAAATGAGACAATGTGTATTAGAGACGACAGACTCAGCCTCGTTCACACGTACCCATATTTTTTCGCAATCATCAATCTGTGCTATCAAATCACTAGGGATGCTAAAGGTAGACATCAGCTGCAAGAAGTCGAAAAACAGACTAATGACAAtgacaaatttaaaaaaacacgTACAACCTTCGCCTCCAAAATGACAAATCTCTAAATTCCACCTCACTCAAGGGCGGGCCGACTTTCTCTCACGTGCTTCAAACTCCTTCGAAGCAAATATGTACGTTAATCGAGTCGGTAAAGCAAAGAAGGATCGCTTTGTTTGAGCTAGATAACAACGCTCTTTCACACGTAACCATGATTTGAATGCATTGCAATTCTCCCCTATCCTCTGGCTCGCTACATGAAATGCGTCAATTTCAAAAATTTAGGAGGAACTTTCGGATCTTCAGTGCAAACGTACATCTCAAACCGATCTTAGAACCACCCTGTTTCGCGGTATATACCTCCCACTCGTATCCATCCCCTTCCGCCGCCGATATTGGAACCAACCATTGGATGACATTCCTTCCAAGTTTGTATCGAATATTTTTCAACAAGCCCATGTGGTAGCACCATTTCGGAACGTCTTCGCCATTTTCTTCCGCCGACTGTTTGATGTCCGAGTAAATGCGCTCCTCGATAGATGTCTGGTTGACGAACATACAGGATAAATAGTAGTAAAGCAAAGACGACAGCACAATCACCAAGGGCAAGCCAACAAGAATGCTGAAGAACAAAAAGCCGAGTTCTGTTATGTTCAACTCAGCGATTCTGTCCTCGTTACTAACTTGCAAGCGTTGGGATTGCACAATGTGCGCAAGTCTGTAAACGCAGACAGCCATCATGTAGACCAGGCCGACGCAAGAATAAAACAAACAAAGCAAGAAAAACTTGTAGTTGTAATACCCAATGCAATTGCCAATCCACGGGCAGTGATGATCCATGGCGATAACGCACCTGTCAAAAGATCAGCAGATTGAAGAAAAAGAATAGCAAAAAAATACACATACACGTTACAATATCTACAGTGATGAGACCTTGGAGGCTTAAACGCCAAGCATGTAGTACAATATCTAATGGCGTTGGGATCGAATTGTACGTTCGATAACGCATTCCATCCCTTGCGTTTATGTATATGTTTATATACGGATTCTTCAAGTTCTTCCTCAGAAGCACCAATCGGTCTCTTCACGTGAGCACGTATTAGACACTCCTCAAGGATACACGCTGAAATCTAGGCAAAACACATTCGATAAAATTAGCATACGTAGTTTTTGTCGACCACACCAGGACTCGTGAACATGCATCTCAGATGGCTAATcgacagaaacaaaaaaaatgtgttaaACAACAAAATGTTGCAAACACCGAGCCAGCTTCTCCATAGATGAAGGGGATAAACGGCAACAAAATAAAACGATATATAGTAAAACAGTATAAACAAAATGGGTGCGACCATTGTTCCAGTGTGATGGCCATTCATCTCACAATCACACACGTCATCCTCGATGTCCATGAAGCACCTTCATAGGACAGCCTGACAGACTAATGAAAGGGCTGACAAAAAATGCAATTTATAGTTTTTTAGATTCTTAAGTCGTCTTCCGCAATTCATCATTCAACAAAAAAAATTCGCAGTATTTACTCAGCTGACTCCGGCTTTTATGCTCTCATGTCTACCCTCTTTAAGGATAGGCCTCGATTAGGTCGCATTCTAGTTGAAGGGAAAGGTGTGAAGAGAGTGTGGACAGTATGAGGGGACGAAAGAGTAGGAGACTGGATAGATGGTACGACGTGATGAAGAGTGTGCGTGGACAGTATGAGATGGTGAAGAGAGTGTACAGACATGTACGAACAAAGAAAAACGTGTATAGATGGATTGTGAGTAAATATATGACACGCGCACGCGGAAAAGAGTATATACAAATACACATAATAACAATCTGCACTGGTGTACAAATCCGTACAAAAAAATAGTTGTTCCACCGAATCCAAATGGCTGTCGACAATTTGACATTTAACAAAAATACATAGCCATGCTAAAATTGCCACGTGATAGAGATAATAGCTTTGGATGCGCTGCGTATCTGCGTCGTCGCCGTCTCACAGCAGTGCAATCCTCGTCAAAACGGCTTGCGCGCAGCGTGTAGAGAAATGGAAGCTTCGACTTCTGTCCACGCGTATATCCCTTCCATTCTTCAGGACTGCGCGGTAAGTGCCAGTTCCACGTTCAAAAAACGTCACGCAATATGATGCAGTAAACCCATGTAAGTCGAAATGCTTCAGTAATATTGTGCGCAAGGCAACACAAAATACACAATGTCTGAATTTCACGCAAAAAATAGTTTTAACCACAAACGCCATTACTTAGCTGCGAGTGTCTGGCTTATGTGCATAGAATACGAGTGTTGACTGTGTGTTATGGCGAGGTTCTGCAATTTTGTGAATCTTATTGTTGAATCAGCGACTAAAAATCCTTCGACTTTGAAGCTGTTTAAAACCGCCTTCAAGGTATCTGACTTCATCGTAAAGGTTCACAGGCGACCTCAGTATGTAATTCTGTGGCGTGGCGTTCCAGAAGACCATCCCAGATTCCAACTAGCCAAGTCCGGTGTTGTTATCCCCAGAGCTATGTGGCAGGGCTCAACTGATATCTATAGCCATAACCGAGGCGATACCAGCTCTCCTTTTTCCAGTTGGACCCGTAGCAAGAATGTGGCTCTCATTCACGCGGGCGAAAAGGGCGGACTCTTGCTAGAAGCAATTCTTCCCGGATACAGACTAATTTGGTCTCCAGACATCTGGTGGGAAAATGAAGTGCTAGTTCGTGGAATTGTCGCTAACGCTAAGGTCAAAAAACTATAATATTTCTGACTTCGATTAACTGTGATATTTTGTCAAATAAATCTGTAAAAAGATGTATTTTTTGCTTTGTATATTGTATGCGCTCTTTACGTTTCTGTATGCTTTCgctctgcagttttttttttttaccattcagAGCCGTATGTAGCCCGTCAGCGCATTTTTTCAACGTACATGTAGGTGAATATTTTCTTCATCGGTCTTTCGTACGAGAGAAAGGCATGCGAACCAGCCCGACATTCTCCTGTTCGACTATGGGacgttaaaaaaaaattctgcgcATTGCTTCTTGAAATGCGCAATGAGTGACACGGCGGCAATTGCTGAGTTGCAGAAGCTCACGGAAAGATACCAATCTCTGATTTCGAAATTGAACCTCTCCAAATCACCAGCGTCGTTCGACGAACAACGTGAGTCTTTTTCCAAAACAGAAGGCATCAATAAACTTCTTCATCgaataacgtcagaattgtcttttCTGAATGTGTGTATAGATCTCGTGAACAGCGAGGATGCAGTTTTCTTCTAACGCATTCTATGTATTAGATACTGGCTGAAAAGGTGAAGGAAAACAACGACACCTTGGAGAGGCATGCCACACTGTACAACAACTTGGCCTATTACGAGGCACTAGTTGTTAGGCTATTGAAAGAACGGCCTGAAAATGTAGACGCGATATTCAAGGTCTATCATCTGGAAGAGTCAGAGATGGCCAATGAAACGCCCACAAACCACAATCTCAGCCGCTGCGAGGTCGACATAGTTTGCAATGGTGGCGCTAGTTGGATCAAAATTAAGGCAATCAGCTTAGATAGAATTAACTGGCTATGCGAGCACCCTGCGTCGTTCGAACAAGAGGTTTTCAAGTTGGccaaaaaattggtcaaaacagctAGCCAAAACACCGTACATTATAGACATCCCCTTGTCATCTTCCATTTCAGTCACGGCGTTACCGCACACCTGGCTCATCAGTTGCAAAGCATTGATATCCACATTGAAGGTCTTATTACTAAATGCTCTTGTCACGAACTTTCCGTCAACAGCAACCAATTAGGTCTTTCTGACTATCCAAATTCTCGCTGCTTGTCCGAAGTCGGCATCCAGACTCCAACTTGCGTCAATTTTGACGTGACGTCCTTGATTTATCTAACTAGTGACATCACGAATGGAGAGAACGactattattacaaaaataaagtGCTGGGACAACAGGCTCTAGAAGAGCGGACGGCGCCATCCCTCAGCAAATTTAAACAATTCCTAAAGGGGAAAAGGCTTATCACGACAGAAGCAGCGTacgaaaaattcatggaaatactAAATCTTCTAGGGGGAACCAAAGAGAAATCAAGagcacaaaatattttgaaagatataGAAATTGTCCCAAATAATCCCTCAAAGGATATCCTTCTGTTAAAGGGGCGCAAAATTACGCAGCTAAATCAGATCATCTTCGGTACAGCTATATCTATAATGGCC
It includes:
- the LOC126322705 gene encoding UPF0415 protein C7orf25 homolog, producing the protein MSDTAAIAELQKLTERYQSLISKLNLSKSPASFDEQRESFSKTEGINKLLHRITSELSFLNILAEKVKENNDTLERHATLYNNLAYYEALVVRLLKERPENVDAIFKVYHLEESEMANETPTNHNLSRCEVDIVCNGGASWIKIKAISLDRINWLCEHPASFEQEVFKLAKKLVKTASQNTVHYRHPLVIFHFSHGVTAHLAHQLQSIDIHIEGLITKCSCHELSVNSNQLGLSDYPNSRCLSEVGIQTPTCVNFDVTSLIYLTSDITNGENDYYYKNKVLGQQALEERTAPSLSKFKQFLKGKRLITTEAAYEKFMEILNLLGGTKEKSRAQNILKDIEIVPNNPSKDILLLKGRKITQLNQIIFGTAISIMATTATSNSVFVRSIREKRIMLSVYLHPARALTETSALPKRN